One window of Microcoleus vaginatus PCC 9802 genomic DNA carries:
- a CDS encoding hydroxymethylbilane synthase, with the protein MSPTTSAPSRTVRIGSRKSQLALVQTHWVQEQLQKHFPEHTFEVHTMSTQGDIILDVALAKIGDKGLFTKELETGMINNETDFAVHSLKDLPTNLPEGLILGCVTERENPADALVVHSKHKDKQLDTLPEGSVIGTSSLRRLAQLRHHFPHFEFKDIRGNLNTRLAKLDEGGYDAIILAVAGLERLGMGDRIHQIIPAEISLHAVGQGALGIECRAGDTEIMAVIKALEHSETAQRCYAERAFLRELEGGCQVPIGVNTKIENGQLTLTGMVSSLDGKRFVKDTVSGAAETAEMLGIDLAHRLRQQGASAILEEIFVQVQRGS; encoded by the coding sequence ATGTCCCCAACCACATCTGCCCCTTCCCGAACCGTTCGCATCGGTTCTCGCAAAAGCCAACTCGCTCTCGTGCAAACCCACTGGGTGCAAGAACAGCTACAGAAACACTTCCCGGAACACACTTTTGAAGTCCACACCATGTCAACCCAAGGGGACATAATTCTTGATGTCGCCCTCGCTAAAATTGGCGATAAAGGACTTTTCACCAAAGAATTAGAAACGGGGATGATTAACAATGAAACGGACTTTGCCGTTCATTCCCTCAAAGATTTGCCTACCAATTTGCCGGAAGGTTTAATTTTAGGATGCGTCACCGAACGGGAAAATCCCGCTGACGCCTTGGTAGTTCACTCCAAGCACAAAGACAAGCAACTCGACACTCTCCCAGAAGGTTCCGTAATCGGCACTTCTTCCCTGCGGCGGCTAGCTCAACTGCGACACCATTTCCCTCATTTTGAATTTAAAGATATTCGCGGCAATCTCAATACTCGACTCGCTAAATTAGATGAGGGCGGTTACGACGCGATTATTTTAGCAGTTGCTGGTCTCGAAAGATTGGGAATGGGCGATCGCATCCACCAAATTATCCCTGCTGAAATCTCCCTTCACGCCGTCGGACAAGGTGCTTTGGGCATCGAATGCCGCGCTGGAGATACAGAAATCATGGCAGTGATTAAAGCTCTCGAACACTCGGAAACTGCCCAAAGATGTTATGCCGAACGCGCATTTCTGCGGGAATTAGAAGGTGGCTGTCAAGTGCCGATCGGCGTCAATACCAAAATAGAAAACGGTCAATTAACCTTAACCGGAATGGTATCGAGTCTCGACGGCAAGCGGTTCGTCAAAGATACTGTTTCAGGCGCTGCCGAGACGGCTGAAATGCTGGGAATTGACCTCGCTCACCGCCTGCGCCAACAGGGTGCTAGTGCAATTTTGGAGGAAATATTTGTCCAAGTTCAACGTGGTTCCTAA
- the rnc gene encoding ribonuclease III: MPLTNPTQELKITLPEFKNEKLLRQALTHRSYVNENPTFREEDNERLEFLGDALLTFLSGEYLYQRHPEMGEDQLTRRRSALVDEKQLARFATEIGLDLKMRLGKGAYREGGITNPNLLSSTFEAFIGAYYLDTQDMGKVRNFVQQMFDSVPENVVETRSTVDSKNRFQEWVQANGDTTPPKYVTVQAGGTPHKPEFLAKVYVAEKLYGEGKGKSKKDAEKNAAEDALAKLKKRGLI; this comes from the coding sequence ATGCCATTAACTAATCCAACACAAGAACTCAAAATTACCCTTCCCGAATTCAAAAATGAAAAACTGCTGCGCCAAGCACTAACCCACCGTTCCTACGTCAACGAAAACCCCACATTCCGCGAAGAAGACAACGAACGCTTAGAATTTCTCGGCGATGCTTTGCTGACTTTTCTCAGCGGCGAATATCTCTATCAGCGTCATCCAGAAATGGGAGAAGACCAACTGACTCGCCGGCGTTCTGCATTAGTAGATGAAAAACAATTAGCCAGATTTGCTACTGAAATAGGTTTAGACTTAAAAATGCGGCTCGGAAAAGGAGCTTATCGAGAAGGTGGGATTACTAATCCAAATTTGCTCAGCAGCACTTTTGAAGCATTTATTGGCGCTTACTATCTCGACACGCAAGACATGGGCAAAGTTCGCAACTTTGTGCAACAAATGTTTGATTCTGTTCCCGAAAATGTTGTGGAAACTCGATCGACTGTAGACTCGAAAAATCGCTTTCAGGAATGGGTACAGGCCAATGGTGACACGACTCCGCCTAAATACGTGACAGTCCAAGCAGGAGGCACACCTCACAAGCCGGAATTTCTCGCTAAAGTTTATGTCGCAGAGAAACTTTATGGAGAAGGTAAAGGCAAAAGCAAAAAAGATGCTGAGAAAAATGCAGCAGAAGATGCGCTAGCAAAGCTGAAAAAACGCGGACTGATCTAA
- a CDS encoding mercuric reductase, whose protein sequence is MSQSKVERVTVPPMDEHNQKLVSYLHPPDWVNPQPASSYNLVVIGAGPAGLIVAAGAAGLGAKVALIEKHLMGGDCLNVGCVPSKALIRSSRTVGDIWEANKFGVNVSESVEVDFAAVMERLRRIRAGISDVDSVQRYQEKLGVDVFLGSGRFTSNNTVEVAGQTLRFKKAVIATGARALQPQIPGLQEAGYLTNETVFNLTERPQRLAVIGAGPIGCELAQAFRRLGSEVVLLHKNAQILDKEDADAAKIVQQAFVREEIQLILESQIERVEKTNAGKVIYYKSQGKEASVTVDEIIVSTGRSPNVEGLNLEAIGVEYDTQTGVFVNDYLQTTNPRIYAAGDICMKHKFTHAADFAARMVIQNTLFFGRKKLSALTIPWCTYTNPEIARVGLGDRELQAAGIDIDTFLIPFDKVDRAIIDGEEEGFVKIHVKKGSDKILGATIVARHAGDMIGQITLAMVNNIGLGKIASTIQPYPTQAEAIRKAGDAYNRTRLTPFVKNLFNKWLAWTR, encoded by the coding sequence ATGTCGCAGTCAAAAGTCGAGCGCGTAACAGTTCCCCCGATGGACGAACACAACCAGAAATTAGTCTCCTATTTGCATCCGCCCGATTGGGTAAATCCGCAACCGGCTAGCAGTTATAATTTAGTAGTAATTGGCGCGGGCCCCGCTGGATTAATTGTTGCTGCGGGTGCGGCAGGTTTGGGCGCGAAAGTTGCTTTGATTGAAAAACATTTGATGGGGGGCGACTGTTTGAATGTGGGTTGTGTACCCTCAAAAGCTTTAATTCGTTCGTCTCGCACTGTCGGCGATATCTGGGAAGCAAATAAATTTGGTGTTAATGTTTCTGAAAGTGTAGAAGTGGATTTTGCTGCTGTGATGGAACGGCTGCGCCGCATCAGGGCGGGAATCAGCGATGTTGATTCTGTTCAACGATATCAGGAGAAATTAGGAGTCGATGTTTTTTTAGGTTCTGGTCGTTTTACTAGCAATAATACAGTTGAAGTTGCAGGTCAAACTCTCCGCTTTAAAAAAGCAGTAATTGCCACAGGTGCAAGGGCGCTACAACCGCAAATTCCCGGCTTGCAGGAAGCTGGATATTTGACAAATGAAACTGTTTTTAACCTCACAGAAAGACCTCAGCGTTTGGCAGTAATTGGCGCAGGGCCGATCGGCTGCGAATTGGCTCAAGCATTCCGCAGGCTGGGTTCGGAAGTCGTATTGCTGCACAAAAATGCTCAGATTTTAGATAAGGAAGATGCGGATGCTGCTAAAATCGTGCAGCAGGCTTTTGTACGCGAAGAAATTCAACTAATACTAGAATCCCAAATAGAGCGCGTTGAGAAAACAAATGCAGGCAAAGTAATTTATTATAAATCTCAAGGTAAGGAAGCATCGGTAACAGTAGATGAAATTATTGTGAGTACAGGGCGATCGCCCAACGTCGAAGGATTGAATCTGGAGGCTATCGGCGTCGAATATGACACACAAACAGGCGTCTTTGTCAACGATTATTTGCAAACTACTAATCCCCGCATTTATGCCGCCGGCGATATTTGCATGAAACATAAATTTACTCACGCTGCTGATTTTGCCGCGAGGATGGTGATTCAAAACACTCTATTTTTCGGACGCAAAAAACTCAGCGCTTTGACGATACCTTGGTGTACTTACACAAACCCGGAAATTGCGCGCGTCGGATTGGGCGATCGCGAGTTGCAAGCCGCAGGGATTGATATCGATACGTTTTTGATTCCTTTCGATAAAGTCGATCGGGCAATTATTGACGGCGAAGAGGAAGGATTTGTGAAAATTCACGTCAAAAAAGGCAGCGATAAAATATTAGGTGCAACTATTGTAGCGCGACACGCTGGGGATATGATCGGCCAGATTACTTTGGCAATGGTTAACAATATTGGTTTGGGAAAGATTGCTAGCACAATTCAACCGTATCCGACACAAGCTGAGGCAATTCGCAAAGCCGGAGATGCTTACAATCGCACTCGTTTGACTCCCTTTGTGAAGAATTTGTTTAATAAATGGCTGGCTTGGACGCGATAA
- a CDS encoding TVP38/TMEM64 family protein, translated as MPKERIQDYARVKFKRIVLFFSIALLLALLIVATRSAYVQDVLRTLLMRIEDLGWWGPVAFVATYNLATVLFVPGSVLTVGGGAIFGLWWGSVYVFAASTLGAVFAFAIGRYLCRDRVVKYMESHPKFKALDRAVSQQGLKIVFLTRLCPLFPFNLLNYALGITQVSLKDYVLGSFGMIPGTIMYVYSGSLVGEVAAIGRETVYVSPQDSAVKWLINIISFLATVAVTVYITRIARKALDESI; from the coding sequence ATGCCCAAAGAACGAATCCAAGATTATGCTAGGGTAAAATTTAAACGCATAGTGTTGTTTTTTTCGATCGCACTTTTGCTCGCTCTGTTAATTGTAGCAACTAGATCGGCCTACGTTCAAGATGTTTTGAGAACTCTGTTAATGCGGATCGAGGATTTAGGGTGGTGGGGGCCAGTGGCTTTTGTAGCTACTTATAACTTGGCTACTGTGCTGTTTGTACCGGGTTCGGTACTGACGGTGGGAGGGGGGGCGATTTTTGGTTTGTGGTGGGGTTCGGTTTACGTCTTTGCGGCGTCCACTTTAGGTGCTGTATTTGCTTTTGCGATCGGGCGCTATTTGTGTCGCGATCGCGTGGTAAAATATATGGAATCTCACCCCAAGTTTAAAGCTCTCGATCGCGCAGTTTCCCAACAAGGATTAAAAATAGTTTTTTTAACTCGCCTTTGTCCTTTATTTCCTTTCAATTTATTGAATTACGCTCTGGGAATTACTCAGGTTTCTTTGAAAGATTACGTGCTGGGTTCCTTTGGCATGATACCGGGTACAATTATGTACGTTTACTCTGGTTCTTTGGTGGGAGAGGTTGCTGCGATAGGCAGGGAAACTGTGTATGTAAGTCCTCAAGATTCCGCCGTAAAATGGTTGATTAATATTATCAGTTTTCTTGCTACAGTCGCTGTTACTGTCTATATCACTCGGATTGCCCGCAAGGCTTTGGATGAAAGTATTTAA
- the glgA gene encoding glycogen synthase GlgA, protein MRILFVSAEAAPLAKVGGMGDVVGALPKFLRRMGHDVRIFMPYYGFIPDKMDVPKKPVWDGAAMFQSFSVFETVLPGTDVPLYLMQHPSFLPRRVYGGLDEDWRFTFFANAAAEFAWNHWKPQIIHCHDWHTGMIPVWMSHDPDISTVFTIHNLAYQGPWRWRLEQMTWCPWYMQGHNTMAAAVQFADRVNTVSPTYAEQIKTPAYGETLEGLLSYIGGKVSGILNGIDTESYNPATDKYLHQQFSVDTIEKRPANKIALQEEVGLEVNKNAFLIGMVTRLVEQKGLDLIIQMLDLFMAYTDAQFIVLGTGDRYYETQLWQMTARYPGRMSTQLLYNEALSRRVYAGCDSFLMPSRFEPCGISQMLALRYGCVPMVRRTGGLVDTVSHNNPIDNTGTGYCFDRYEPLDLFTCMIRTWEGFRYKDKWKELQQRGMREDFSWDISARKYINLYSDILGLPPEETAPEQEPELSLGKG, encoded by the coding sequence ATGCGTATTTTATTTGTATCCGCCGAAGCAGCACCTCTCGCCAAAGTCGGCGGTATGGGCGATGTCGTCGGCGCTTTGCCTAAATTTCTGCGGCGCATGGGACACGATGTCCGCATCTTCATGCCCTACTACGGTTTTATCCCCGACAAAATGGACGTTCCCAAAAAACCTGTTTGGGATGGGGCTGCCATGTTCCAAAGCTTCTCGGTGTTTGAAACTGTTTTGCCGGGAACCGATGTACCTTTATACTTAATGCAACATCCATCTTTCTTGCCGCGCCGCGTTTACGGCGGTTTAGATGAAGATTGGAGGTTCACTTTCTTTGCCAATGCTGCGGCTGAATTTGCCTGGAATCACTGGAAGCCCCAAATTATCCACTGTCACGACTGGCATACGGGGATGATACCTGTTTGGATGAGCCACGATCCTGATATCAGCACAGTTTTTACTATTCACAATTTAGCTTATCAAGGGCCGTGGCGCTGGCGTTTGGAGCAGATGACTTGGTGTCCTTGGTATATGCAAGGTCACAATACCATGGCTGCCGCAGTACAGTTTGCCGATCGAGTAAATACAGTTTCACCGACTTACGCCGAGCAAATCAAAACCCCAGCTTATGGGGAAACTTTGGAAGGTTTGCTGTCTTACATCGGCGGTAAAGTATCGGGCATTTTGAATGGAATTGATACAGAATCTTACAACCCAGCAACTGACAAGTACCTCCATCAACAATTTAGTGTTGATACTATTGAAAAGCGCCCCGCTAATAAAATTGCGCTGCAAGAAGAAGTCGGCTTGGAAGTGAATAAAAATGCTTTTTTGATCGGCATGGTGACGCGGCTGGTAGAACAGAAGGGATTGGATTTGATAATTCAAATGCTCGATCTGTTCATGGCCTATACCGACGCTCAATTTATTGTACTCGGAACGGGCGATCGCTACTACGAAACCCAACTCTGGCAAATGACAGCCCGCTATCCAGGTCGGATGTCCACCCAGCTACTTTACAACGAGGCTCTCTCCCGGCGCGTTTACGCAGGCTGCGACAGCTTCCTGATGCCCAGCCGTTTCGAGCCCTGCGGCATTAGCCAAATGCTCGCCCTCCGCTACGGGTGCGTGCCAATGGTTCGCCGCACCGGCGGTTTAGTCGATACCGTTTCTCACAACAACCCGATCGACAATACTGGTACCGGTTACTGTTTCGATCGCTACGAACCCCTCGATTTGTTCACCTGCATGATCAGAACTTGGGAAGGTTTCCGCTACAAAGATAAGTGGAAAGAACTGCAACAGCGCGGCATGAGAGAAGATTTTAGCTGGGATATTTCGGCCCGGAAATACATCAACTTGTACAGCGATATTTTGGGACTGCCACCAGAAGAAACCGCACCGGAACAAGAGCCGGAATTGAGCCTTGGCAAGGGTTAA
- a CDS encoding high light inducible protein, which translates to MENKDAKLGFTEFAETWNGRLAMLGFVIGLATEFLTGQGILSQIGLM; encoded by the coding sequence ATGGAAAACAAAGACGCAAAGTTGGGCTTTACTGAGTTCGCTGAAACGTGGAACGGCCGTTTGGCAATGTTGGGCTTCGTTATCGGCTTAGCTACCGAATTCCTCACCGGTCAAGGCATTCTCTCTCAAATCGGTTTGATGTAA
- a CDS encoding NYN domain-containing protein: MFIFEQTHRQRSINPRCAICRGCPVNLFVGHNQMTDNHPTSNPSTEQQQALVSIYWDYQNIPNAKQANNLLLFANSLGYVVNRKVYDNWQQGNKDSQKRTFVNLGFECVNVPHSIKNAADFSLSIDCYGEATSSLYPHLFIVLSGDGYCEILIPKLQNKGKKVIILARQGNERKSLKKLADKFYFVDEILNSI; this comes from the coding sequence ATGTTCATTTTTGAGCAAACCCACAGACAACGTTCCATTAATCCTAGATGCGCGATATGTCGAGGCTGTCCAGTCAACCTCTTTGTAGGACATAATCAAATGACGGACAATCATCCAACCTCAAACCCATCAACCGAGCAACAGCAAGCTTTAGTTTCCATTTATTGGGATTATCAGAACATCCCAAATGCAAAGCAAGCTAATAACTTATTGCTCTTTGCGAATTCATTGGGATATGTAGTTAACAGAAAGGTTTACGACAATTGGCAACAGGGAAATAAGGATTCTCAAAAAAGAACCTTCGTTAATCTTGGTTTTGAGTGTGTTAATGTACCCCACTCTATCAAAAATGCTGCTGACTTTAGTCTGTCTATCGACTGTTATGGAGAAGCAACAAGTAGTTTGTATCCACACCTATTTATCGTTCTGTCTGGAGACGGCTATTGCGAAATCTTGATTCCTAAGCTACAAAACAAGGGTAAAAAGGTGATAATTTTGGCTCGACAAGGTAATGAAAGGAAAAGTCTGAAAAAGCTGGCGGATAAATTCTACTTTGTGGATGAAATACTGAATTCGATCTAG
- a CDS encoding serine protease, with protein MSAREIQLKLELKKVQQLYSKMQADQQALQKQLKEFKTQAGNFSDVVEQVLPSVVSIYVMDWDTEEEISSGSGFFVSPDIIVTNYHVVEDIADQDYFYEEDEIEQVLVETHDGKLRLAEVVFTGNAEEDLALLLISDFTFDPNTGEQVDSPQEYPPLELSFDVKVGDRVIAVGNPLGQFASTVTQGIVSAIREPEEYEEGDEEDDVAEVKVLQTDAAINPGNSGGPLINMAGQVVGVNTWGWEDADNINLAIASEALDDFLAGFEETFEDNSQN; from the coding sequence ATGAGCGCTAGAGAAATTCAATTAAAGCTGGAATTGAAAAAGGTTCAGCAACTGTATAGCAAAATGCAGGCAGACCAACAAGCTTTGCAGAAGCAGTTGAAAGAGTTCAAAACTCAAGCAGGAAATTTTTCGGATGTAGTCGAGCAAGTCTTGCCGTCCGTAGTGTCAATTTACGTCATGGATTGGGATACAGAAGAAGAGATTTCTTCTGGAAGCGGGTTCTTTGTATCGCCGGACATAATTGTCACGAACTATCACGTTGTAGAAGATATTGCCGATCAAGATTACTTCTATGAAGAAGATGAAATCGAACAGGTTTTAGTCGAAACTCACGACGGAAAATTGAGATTGGCCGAGGTGGTGTTTACTGGTAATGCTGAAGAAGATTTAGCATTACTCTTAATTAGCGATTTTACCTTCGACCCGAATACAGGGGAACAAGTGGATTCTCCCCAAGAATATCCTCCCCTCGAGTTGTCTTTTGATGTGAAAGTGGGAGATAGAGTAATTGCTGTGGGCAATCCTTTGGGGCAGTTTGCTTCAACTGTAACTCAAGGTATTGTGAGTGCAATTCGCGAACCCGAGGAATATGAAGAAGGCGACGAAGAAGATGATGTTGCTGAGGTGAAGGTGTTGCAAACTGATGCGGCGATTAATCCGGGCAATTCCGGCGGGCCACTGATTAATATGGCAGGTCAAGTGGTTGGGGTGAATACGTGGGGATGGGAAGATGCTGATAATATTAATTTGGCGATCGCCTCTGAAGCTTTGGATGATTTTCTAGCAGGATTTGAGGAGACTTTTGAGGACAATTCTCAGAATTAG
- a CDS encoding 2'-5' RNA ligase has protein sequence MELQEYLRQHGLETLSETYHIKVTRHRQYPDLVCLKYSQIESPLGEKIVQQCRGIILDSSQDWQIVSYPYDKFFNYGEIHAAAIDWRNAKVYEKLDGSLTVLYFYKGEWRVQSSGTPDAAGEVNGFGFSFAELFWKVWQELGYQLPQETDQCFIFELMTPYNRIVVQQQNNQIVLHGVRNTQTLIETDPSSWANKYGWELVASYPLTSWKEVIEAAQHLDPMDSEGYIICDANFNRVKVKSPQYVAISHLREGFSTRRLIEIVLTNEGEEFLAYFPEWSELYQKVKDKYQSLVEEIEEAYRQHEHIEVQKDFALAVKHLPYSGILFSLRARRVAGVKEALRDVTIHKIEELLGLDYLHLGL, from the coding sequence GTGGAACTGCAAGAGTATTTGCGCCAGCACGGATTGGAAACTTTGTCCGAAACTTATCATATCAAAGTTACCCGCCACCGCCAATATCCCGATTTAGTCTGTCTGAAATACTCGCAGATAGAATCTCCCCTAGGCGAAAAAATAGTCCAGCAGTGCCGAGGCATTATTTTAGATTCATCTCAGGATTGGCAGATAGTTTCTTATCCCTACGACAAATTTTTTAATTACGGAGAAATTCACGCCGCTGCAATTGATTGGAGAAATGCCAAAGTTTATGAAAAACTAGACGGTTCTCTGACTGTACTGTATTTTTACAAGGGAGAATGGAGAGTGCAATCTAGCGGCACTCCCGACGCGGCCGGCGAAGTTAATGGTTTTGGGTTCAGCTTTGCGGAACTTTTTTGGAAAGTCTGGCAAGAATTGGGATATCAATTGCCACAAGAAACCGACCAGTGTTTTATATTTGAGTTGATGACGCCTTACAATAGAATAGTTGTCCAGCAACAAAACAATCAAATCGTGCTGCACGGGGTTCGCAACACTCAAACGCTGATAGAAACAGACCCGAGTAGTTGGGCCAATAAATATGGCTGGGAATTGGTCGCTTCCTATCCTTTAACTAGCTGGAAAGAAGTTATCGAAGCGGCTCAACATTTAGATCCGATGGATTCGGAAGGGTATATTATCTGCGATGCTAACTTCAACAGAGTTAAAGTTAAGTCTCCGCAATATGTCGCGATTTCCCATCTGCGCGAAGGGTTTTCGACTCGCCGCCTGATAGAAATTGTTTTAACTAATGAAGGAGAAGAGTTTTTAGCTTATTTTCCTGAGTGGAGTGAGTTGTATCAAAAAGTTAAAGACAAATATCAATCTTTGGTTGAAGAAATCGAGGAAGCTTACCGACAGCACGAACATATCGAAGTTCAGAAAGATTTTGCATTAGCTGTAAAGCATTTGCCGTATTCCGGGATTTTGTTTTCTTTGCGGGCCCGAAGAGTTGCGGGAGTGAAAGAAGCTCTCCGTGATGTTACGATCCATAAAATAGAGGAGCTCTTGGGTTTAGATTACCTCCATCTAGGTTTGTAG
- a CDS encoding type II toxin-antitoxin system prevent-host-death family antitoxin translates to MPAISLEEAKQSLQAILEKVAKGEEVTIVHEGQVVARVVPPLSKEQRLARPKAFRNSINVKGEPMSATVIRLREEARY, encoded by the coding sequence ATGCCTGCGATTAGCCTTGAAGAAGCCAAGCAGAGTCTGCAAGCTATCTTGGAAAAGGTGGCCAAAGGCGAAGAAGTGACGATCGTACACGAAGGCCAAGTAGTAGCTCGCGTAGTCCCGCCGCTATCCAAGGAGCAGCGCTTAGCTAGACCTAAAGCATTCCGAAACTCCATTAATGTCAAGGGGGAGCCGATGAGTGCAACAGTCATTAGGCTAAGGGAGGAAGCGCGGTATTGA
- a CDS encoding response regulator produces the protein MLILTAKRILVIDDAEDIREVAQVSLEVVGGWEVLTASSGREGVAKALAEQPDAILLDVMMPDQDGPTTFLQLQANKATQHIPVILLTAKALAGDRRMFADLGVVSVIAKPFEPMFLAAQVAEALGWEQE, from the coding sequence ATGTTAATTTTGACTGCCAAGCGCATCTTGGTTATTGACGATGCGGAAGATATTCGGGAAGTAGCTCAAGTCAGTCTTGAGGTGGTGGGGGGCTGGGAAGTCCTGACAGCGAGTTCGGGTCGCGAGGGCGTTGCTAAGGCTCTTGCCGAACAGCCTGATGCTATTCTATTGGACGTGATGATGCCCGACCAAGACGGGCCTACTACTTTTTTACAGTTACAAGCTAATAAGGCTACGCAGCACATTCCGGTAATTTTATTGACAGCTAAGGCTCTGGCTGGGGACAGGCGGATGTTCGCGGATTTGGGGGTGGTGAGCGTGATTGCTAAGCCTTTTGAACCGATGTTTTTGGCGGCTCAGGTCGCTGAGGCTTTGGGCTGGGAGCAAGAATAG
- a CDS encoding polynucleotide kinase → MKRVIVLVGLPASGKSQFARELLLSEPAKWVRSNKDLLREMAHASHWSPANEKFIVQLRDTIILMALESGKHVIVDDTNFGPHIEHIKELVKGKAVVEVNDSFLQVPVEECIKRDLKRLNSVGKDVIMKMYNKYVRVRVAPPKYNPDLPDAIIVDMDGTLALLNGRNPFDASTCDRDLPNQPVLDTVRKWQSSVNIIVVSGRTDDSQPQTKKWLQQYDVNYASLYMRKTGDMRKDSIIKEEFYRRHIEGKYNVKFVLDDRQQVVDMWRSLGMTVFQVDEGDF, encoded by the coding sequence ATGAAAAGAGTTATTGTACTTGTCGGTTTACCTGCTTCGGGAAAATCTCAATTTGCTAGGGAATTGTTGCTGTCTGAACCTGCCAAGTGGGTGCGTAGCAATAAAGATTTGCTCAGAGAAATGGCTCACGCTTCTCATTGGTCGCCTGCCAATGAAAAGTTTATTGTGCAGTTGAGAGATACAATTATTTTGATGGCTTTGGAAAGTGGCAAACACGTCATTGTTGATGATACTAATTTTGGCCCTCACATCGAGCATATCAAGGAGTTGGTTAAAGGTAAAGCTGTTGTGGAAGTTAATGATTCTTTTCTCCAAGTTCCGGTAGAGGAATGTATTAAACGGGATTTGAAAAGACTTAATTCGGTGGGCAAAGATGTGATTATGAAGATGTACAATAAGTACGTGCGTGTTCGCGTTGCGCCGCCGAAATATAACCCGGATTTGCCGGATGCAATTATTGTTGATATGGACGGCACATTAGCGCTTCTCAACGGCAGAAATCCTTTTGATGCTTCTACGTGCGATCGCGATTTGCCCAATCAGCCCGTCTTAGATACCGTTCGCAAGTGGCAGTCTAGCGTTAATATCATTGTAGTGTCGGGCCGGACGGATGACTCTCAGCCTCAAACTAAAAAATGGTTGCAGCAGTACGACGTTAATTATGCCAGTCTTTATATGCGGAAAACCGGAGATATGAGGAAGGATTCGATTATTAAAGAGGAGTTCTATCGGCGACATATTGAAGGAAAATATAATGTTAAGTTTGTGTTGGACGATCGCCAGCAAGTTGTTGATATGTGGCGGTCGTTGGGAATGACTGTATTTCAAGTAGATGAAGGGGATTTTTGA
- a CDS encoding DUF1824 family protein — protein sequence MSTQNPTTLTVEEAQQILKDFTCLDMQSVASPLEKQALRQAILLVASLSDYQMLGVCAASTDEGFLALEAYLKALGYQVVLDPNAVSSFAGSVYIKFNTLKGSYYVDAYPGTYRGVLISCQSASEGGVTGTYGHLPLDLFVD from the coding sequence ATGTCTACTCAAAACCCGACTACCCTAACTGTTGAAGAAGCACAGCAAATCCTCAAAGATTTCACTTGTCTGGATATGCAATCTGTAGCATCGCCACTGGAAAAACAGGCCCTCCGTCAAGCGATTTTGCTGGTAGCAAGTTTGTCGGATTATCAAATGTTGGGAGTGTGCGCTGCTTCGACGGATGAGGGGTTTTTAGCTTTAGAAGCTTATTTGAAAGCTTTGGGATATCAAGTTGTTTTAGATCCCAATGCTGTCTCTTCATTTGCTGGTTCGGTTTATATTAAGTTCAATACTTTGAAGGGGTCGTATTATGTTGACGCCTATCCCGGAACTTACCGGGGCGTTTTGATTTCGTGCCAATCTGCCTCAGAAGGTGGAGTTACTGGCACTTACGGTCATTTACCTCTCGATTTATTTGTTGATTAA